CGCTTTCTGTTTTGTCGAGCTTACAGGGGTAATCGAGAGCCTCTTCCCTCAGAATGGTCGGCGCATTCGTTTTGAGCGCCAGTGCGGAAACGCCGCAAAGGACGCTGTCCGTGTGGAACAGGCGAACTTTCTCGTAGACGTTCTCGTCGACATTATCCCCGTACCTGTGTGAAACGGCGCAGCGAAGCGGCAGACTCTTTTGGGAATTCGAACACCCACGCTCCTCGAGCCCGTGCAGCAACACACTTGGACTGGGAAAAAGTGTACGGGTGGACGCGTGTCTACAGCGACGTGTCTCCAGTGTACGGacatacacgcatgcacacacagagagagacagctggatGTACACTTATCAGCCTGGAAATCTGGCCGCCGTACTTTTCCAAAAAAGGCGTCTCCACACTCCTATACACCGACGCATCGCGTCTTGAGGAACTTTGGAGGCGAAAACGGTGCGGCAGCCCTCCCCTGGAGTCACAAAGAGGAGTGTGGatttctttgtttctcgctACGGGACATGTGGAATTTctgcgaagcgaagaaggctcACTTTCCGCCCAAGAAGTCTATGGCGAACTGCGCAATGCCGAGAGCCTGGTTTGAGTCTCGAGGCAAAACAATGCTGTCGGCTGAAAAGCTCTGCGTCATTTTGAGGACCGGCggcagaggggaaaagaacaggGAATCGGAGGGAAGTGTTCAGCGTGTTCTGCGAGGCTTGGCTGCAGTCGAATGAATATGCCCAGGAAACCCGTCCAGGAGTTCGCAAAGGCAGCAGGCACTCTACGGCGAGTCCTGACACGTAGCTTTTGCTCCCGTGTCAGAATACGGCGCCTTGTTTTGTACCTCGCAGGACAAGCACACCATGGTCCAGCGAACACGTACACCTCACGGCGTTGGGTAACGCTCGCAGAACTGCAAGGGTTGATCTTTGCGCGTGTGTAGAGTCATGCAAGTGCAGTTTGTTTGCATAGTCGACTCGCGGTTCGGTGGCAGGGAAAATAGTGAGTCGAAAGACTGGACGGTGAGCTCTCTAGGAAAGCATACACGTCCATGATTTTCAGCCGccaagaaaggcgaaagtTCGTCTTTGGACGACTGAGATGCGGTGAGTCCTCGCTGAGTCTCCCGGCTTTTCGAGTTTTGACCTTGTCTAGCAAAAAGCCGGCGTTCATTCgcgctgtgcatgcgccgcgagTGGCGAAATTTTTGCCTCGGGCAAATCGTCGTCAGAAGACGCAGTTTTCAGCGTTCcattttctttttttcttcaggtGTCGCCTGACTAAAAGTGCGTGTTCGGCTGCCCagcaaaaacacacacaagtCTTCCGAATGTCTTTTCCGCGATTGCGTTGCGAGATCTGCCGTCACACCGACTGAacctccccccccctcggGTGGTATTAACGCTCTCTCTAGTCGAACAgcttttctgctttttccctgTAGAGCGAACCCTGGGTTCTTAGGAGTTTtcgcgacacacacgcgcgttGTCACCATGTCGGGCGCAGAAGACCCTACTTCTCCCATGGACGTCGGCGCGTCCGCCCCTCCGGCCTCCAGTAGCGGAGCTGCCGAAGACGAAACCTCCTCCGAGGTTCCTGTCCGGAGATTTGAAGTTAAAAAGTGGTCTGCAGTCGCCCTCTGGTCGTGGGACATCGTCGTCGACAACTGTGCAATTTGCCGAAACCACATCATGGACTTGTGTATCGAGTGCCAGGCGAGTCAGGTGCGTTTCAGACCGGAAAATACCCCGTTCTTCACAAGGTCCACGCGGACTGAAGCGGCCGTGTGCTTGCCCGGTCGTGAAGATCGTGTTTGATCCAGTTTGGGCGGTCTTGTCCCGCTTCAGGTGTCTTCTCCGACTCAGAACTTGATATACACGAAACTGGAGAACAGTGGCAGAAACAACGACGCCGGGAAAGATAGGAGAAATCGTGCGTCGCGCTCTTTCCAGTGGATATGCGGGGGACTGGCGGATCTACCGCGGGGGCTGTCGGGGGCGAAagtttctcgtttcccgtctcgTCTGGACCGTGCAACTGCAGCAAAGACACGTATCACTCTCCGGCGCATTCACAGGCAGAGGGCTCAACCATCGCAGAGCTTTTCGTCAGGGTTGAAACGTGTTGCCACGCGCGACTGGACAGTGGCTACCTCGTACGCAGGCGTGTACGACAGTAGGTATCGGCTTCCCGCGTGATATTTCCcgagcacacacacgcccACGAAGTGTGCAGTTTGGAGTCGAAGCTCATGCGCGGCGTCTGCTGGGTCATCCCTGtgctgtctttttctgtgccaGGGAGGCTCCAGTTCCGAGGAGTGCACCGTCGCCTGGGGCGTGTGCAATCACGCGTTCCACTTCCACTGCATCTCCAGATGGCTTAAGACCCGGCAAGTCTGCCCACTGGACAATGCAGACTGGGAATTTCAAAAGTATGGGCGGTAgagcttctctctttccgctcctTGGAGACGCCGAGTTAAATGCCGCTGCACGGAACTGGATGACGATCGCGTCgattctctttcttgctgtGTTCGCTTCCTCTATGCTGATACGAATTTGGTACGGAGCCTCTGGCCACCGCCGCAACTCTCGGAGTTCGCAGAAAGTAGcatgagagaagaaaaagactgCATCTTTCTAAGAGCTCTTTTACCAGGGTCGTCGAGGTTCGCTGGAGTTCTCGTGATGCCGCATGGGTCCGGTCGCGCGGGAAATAACCTGGCGCTCCATCAGTCAGTTGAATGTTGAGCAACAGGCAATGTGAGCGTGTCGGCATATATGAAAATGCCTGTACAGATCTCTAGATTCGTTCATATGCATTCGCATAGTTTAAGCTAAATGCGAATGTATACGCGCGTCTAGAACTCACACAAACAAGTTATTGTATGCATAACTGTatacatatccatatatatatatatatagtaaAAAGGGACTGGCGTCTGTTATTTGAGGCactctgctttcttttttttggTAAAAAACTGTACGATGAGGCGATTCCGACAGAAATGCAGAGTTTTCGGCAGTGGGGACTCGTCGACCGCCTGCTGGGGAAATGCTAGAGTCTCTACCTGATGGATTCCTGGTCGCGCTTGCGCTCAAAATAAACTGTGGGCGTAGTCCGTGGACGTGTCTCAAAACCATCCTCGTAGAGTGGCCTGGCGCCTCCCATTTTCACACTTTAGAAACCGGAATGTGCGGGCTACTCGTGTTCCGGTGTTTCCAAAACGTTTGTCTGATTGTTCTTGTTCAAAGTCATCGAATCCTGAAAGTATTGCTCGACAAATTTTTGTGAAGTCCATGCTGCGCGCGGGCTTTGCGGTGTGCACTTAGCCCTTTCTTAGCAAAGCAATGCCTCATTCGTAGGCGTGTGCGCTTTTCCCGAGTTCGTGCACAAATAGTGAACCAACACAGGCAGCGCTTACTTAAGACGGCAATGGTTTATCTTCTGCCAATTTCATGGTATTTACGGTATGGTAGACTCGCTTCATGTTTTTGACTGGAAGATGTGCGCCGAAACTCGGGACACTCCGGAAGTGGCGGGGATGCAAGGCATAAAAACACGAGATCTGCACATACGCCCAGTTCTGAGGGACGGAAGAATTTGAATTTCAGTGTATTGTCATGAATCAAGGCAGCACGGGTATGCATACGTTGTTGGAGGCTGTCCAGTTCAGCGAGGTCGCGAGTGTGGTACCCTGGAGCAAGCTAGTTAGCAGCACAACTAATTTTCAAATGCAGGAACTACTGTAGACAAAATCGGAGGTGCGCGTACGACCGTCATGGCCCTGTCTTCATCGACACACCAGCAAGTTTTACTGCTTGCCACTTTTTCGTCGCTCCACTGCGCTTGATGACCCATCAACCGAAGTCGCGTGGACAGCAGCACTGAGGAACGCAGCATGCATCAGAACTCCCGCAAAAGGGGCGGTGAAGCTCTTCCTCCAGACACCTGAATCTCAAAAAACTAGCTCAGGAAAGCTAAAGTGTTTAGCCGAATGAATGGTCCGTTACGGTTGTGAACTAGGAACACCGTACAGAGATGCAATGACTGCGCAAAAGCTGCCTTTCTTCAGTACCAACGCCCCCATCCGTGTCACTGAGGAGAGAAATTGCCGAGTTTGGGGGTAAGAAAACACGTGCTAAAGTTTTTGGGCTTGTGGCCACACCGGCGAGGTGCGAAAGGTTCTCTCTGCGAGTTTGAAGGAGACTCGCAGTAGCGACGTTCCTGGTGTGACAAGaagtgtctgtgtgtctaaAGCAAGTCGCCGAAACGTGGCGATTTTTTTCACAGTTCTGTGGGACTGCTTAGCCCCACAGTTATAGGCTGTCGCAGTTCTGACAAAGGCGTGGTCGAGACTTGAAAGGGAACTGAATCTAAAGTGTGCTGGCATGAAACCGCGTGCGCGGTAACAGAGCATGCCAAAGCGGGCAAGCGTCTCTTGACTATGTATTTAGATACGTTGAAATATCTGGCTCGTGGATCGGTGCAAACGGCGGTTTCTGATTTTCCAGCACACTCTTTCCAGTGGGCTTTCCGAGGGAAAGTGGAGACACGACCAGCCCCTTACTTCCAAAGTCTGGCACGGCCCTATCTGGAGGGACCCCACGTTTCGGAGCAACGTGGAATACTTTCGTGAGGGGAAGTTTCTCCGTGATCAAACTACGAACTTCCTTTCGCATGCTCTGCGGCCTGACGGCGCTTCCGTGCCAGCGATTCCCAAGCAGCCAGGATGCGCTCCTCTATCCCcgccaggcgacgcgccttcACCGTTGCCGAAGCCCGTGCGGCGGATCAACGCAGTGAAACAAAGCTGAATGCTTTAGAGACCACCGTGAAGGCTTTCCAGAGTTTCGCCACTCTTGGCCAGCAGAAAGCCGAGTGGATCTCGTTCGCGGGAAGCCTGCAAATCCAGCGACAGCAAGCTGAGGCTGCCCTACGGCGCTGCCAGGAACTTGTGGACGACGTAGAATGTCGGATCTCACGCCGGCCGAGTGTACGGGCGGAATATGAAAAGGCTAAAACAGCCGCGAGGCCTacggcttctccctcggaCAGACGAGGGGATCCCAATTGCCAAATGCCCTGTCGTTGCGGCACTCCGGCAAAGgtcgacgaggacgcgggCGGCTCAGCTGGAGCGGCCGATGCCGAGATATGGTCCGCCGAGGTGTTGCTGGAGAATGCCGTGCTCCTTGCGCGGCTCGGAAGGCGGATTGCCTCACAGTTCACTCGCGACGTGTCTGGGGAATCGACGAGCGGCGTGCGGAGCGCATTGGGATCGTCAGTGACTGGGCATCAAGTGACGGACAACAAGGCCGCTCGACTTCCGCCTGGTCAAGCGCCtcgcgacagaaaaaaaggaatcCCTCAAGTGAAGAACGATGAGCCAGTGGATCTGTCGCTGCGGAGCACCTGCTGTAGCTCAAGTGAAACGAGTCTGTTCGACTCAAGGCTCCATTCGGGGTCCTTTCGCAGTGAATCCGATCCGCACCTGCAAGAGAGTCCAGCTCTCGGCACGCTCGCTGCCTCGGTTGATCTCAGAACGCCATCGCTGCGCTTGCAAATCCTTGGCTTCACAGAGCTTCTCGAGCAATACGGCCTCATGGTGGTGGCAATAGAGCAGCAATTGGAGAGGGAGTACATCCGTGCTCAGCGGGCGGCACAACGCAGCAGAGCTTGTCTCCGACGCGTGGAGTCGCCGAAAGGGACTTCGATGCTTAGAGGCAATACTCGGTGCAGTGTAAGGAGTTCGAAAGCGAAAGATGCGTCTGCTTGTCCGGAGCCGGGCGAGctgacagaggaagaagaccacTTCGTGGAGACTTGCTATGCGGTGTCTCCAAACACCTGCTACCACACcgcgtcgcttctttcgAAAGTCTGCACGGAGTACCAGCAGAAGCTTCAGCGTCTAGAAGAAGACTTTCAGAGGGACCAGCTGAGCATGAAACAGGAATTGGCCGCTCTGtccggaagaaagaaagacgtgCTCTGCGCCTTAAAAGGCCTCCGTTGCGCCAGAAGGCTCACCAATGGGGAGGGCAAGAATCGGCGCGCATGGCATGTGTCTGCCGACGCCAGCGCCACGTCAATTTGTTCTCCGTATCCAGCAGAAGTTCCTGGGTCTCGGAGGAAAGCCCGCGACTCCGTGGACGGCGCCGCGCCAGTTGATGACATcgctgagagagaagtcTCCCCTCGGCATGAGGAAGTGTCGGAATTCCCGCCTGTGCCAGCCTCTGATAGGATAGAACTTCAAGCGGCATCCCAGTGTTCTGCCTGTCTACCCGAGCCCACAGAAAGCCGTCTACAAGAGGTGGCCGACACTGTCAACTTTATTTGTGGACAGTTTTCATATCCTGGAGCATCGCGGTCGCTTCTGCTcgagcggctgcagctggaGTTCCCTAGCGCTAGCGCCCACGATCTTCGGGAAGTGACAGAGATTCAGCGGCAGATCGCTCTTTTGCACCAGAGACGGACGGGACACTGGAAGGCGTTCTCGTCAGCTCGCATCGCGGCTTTGGCTGAGGCACAGAAACGTCGCAGTAACATTGTCCTTAGGTGTGGTcaagcgaaggcgaagaaggccgagagaagacgacaggcagagaaacgtgCGGAACTCCATGAGCGACTAGGGCGGCAACGAGCTGCATtccaagagaaagaacgggcTCGGAAGGAAGTtgaggacgaggcgcgcgcgcgtgctGAGGAGACGCAGTCCCGTCTTGAAGCGAAGGAACAGcaacggcgagaggaagtcAAACAAACGGTGCTTACCTACCAACGGCACAAGGAAGAAGTGCTCAAGATTGAACGCGCAgcggcggaagcgaaggcgcacGACGAAGCTGTCCAGTATGCGGCAACTTGTCGGCGGAATGCACGTCGAATTGCACGGCGGAGAGAAATAGACGCCTGGCGAGATCAtcagcgagacgaaagacgcAGGGAGCGCCTTAGACGACAACAAGAAATTGTACAACGCATTAGGCGCGCAGCCGAACGGCTGGCTGTGGTGGCTCAGAGTGACCCCAAGCGGTTGCTGTCAGACACAGGCGCTAGCCGCGCTCGCGCCGAGGCGATAAAGAAAGAACACGAGGGAGAGCGTTCTGAATCCACAAGAATAAAATCGTTTGGCGTGCGGCACGGCTATGGAACAGATACTCTTCTTCGAGACATGCGGCTCAAATTGTCGGTAGCCCTCTTTGAAGCTGGATTGCACCGGAGTGAAGCAGGCCACGAGGCTCTCCTGTCCGTGGGAGAGAAGTGAGGGGACACGATTCAGCTGGCGTGTTTTCCTTCAATGGATACATTGTACAGGAGCCATCTAGCGAAAGCTACAGAGCCTTGCTCGTGTCCTGTTTTACTAATGGAAATCTGTCTTTCCCTGCCCGTCGATCCTCGCGACGAGCACCTTCGAAACGGCGTTGCCTTTCGACGTTGAGAACACGACAGACGTGAGTATTTCTCTCCTGACTTGCACCGTATCGACAAGAGGAATCGCCAACGCTCGCGTAGAAAATAGACAGAGAGTCTTCAAAGGTACACACTATCTTTGTGGCGGCATACATCACGGTGCGGCATCCAGCACCTCTGCCAGGCTCGCAGTTGTGCCTGCCTCATTGACCATTCGATAGTGGTTGGTAGTGCAATTACACACTGCGACAACCCCATATGACTGAAGGGACCAAAAAACCGATGGCCGGTTACCTTCTTGTGTCGTCGGAGGGAGGCTTTTGCTCGACTTCTCGGAACTAGCGGTCGTGGATCTCACTCTAGAATAGACACTTTTTGCGATGATGCCCGTGGTAGCCCCCGATGGCTTTTTCTGCTCAGTTGTTCGTAGCGTTCACGTTGCAGGGTTCAGGCGACTCAAGGGTTTACAGCATCGTAAAAAGAGTTGACTGGCGAGAGTCGATTATCCTTGCTCAGCAAGTCCAGTTGAACACTGTCAGCTTCACATTTTGGACAAGACTGCGTTACTTGTTCCTAGGAACAAAGCAGGTTTTTCCCAGCCCCCTCCTTTTGCTTTATCGATGTTTTTCCACTGTATAATGCATCAAGGGGAGCATCGtcccgagagagactgcagGAGCAGAGAACTGCCTTCCCCAACAATCGACGGTTTTGCAACCGGCGGCTGGTGTCAGGGGAATACATGCCCGCCCCCCTTGAACTGCTGGCCGGGATCTGCCTGTCTCGCAACGCCTGTAATTTTCCTGCTTACGCACATTATTGAGGGACGACCTTCGGACGGCTTCGCGTTCTTAAACAGTTACACAAAGTCGTCTTTTATCGGTGGGAAGCGAGCGTTTATGCTTCACCGTTTTTAACGCTCTCGGTGGGATACGCATTTTGCATCGGCGCTGTGTGCGTGGACTGCCGCTACGCGCGCGCAGCCCCGGAGCGGCTCTGACCTAGTCATTTGATCGAGTTTTTTGGGAAAAGAGGAATTAAAGTCTTTTTACGCTGATGGATAGGCGAGGCCAGTTACCGAGGGTtgcgcctgcagctgctTGTGCCACGAGACCTGTCCCCTGGACCCACTCGCCTGAGGAACAAGGCCAGATCCCTTCGCTGTCCAGATTCACCACGACGCtgcctgttttctttcctctctttttcctcaaCCACATCACCAACTGGCTTGGCGAGATACGATCAAATGCGTCTGAAGACCGAGAGGGCATGTTCCGCCGTACGCGGCAGGCACAAGCCTAGCTGACGCTTGGTAGTCGGGCCCCGGAACTCCCTCTGAGACGTTTTCCAGCAGCCGCCTGTTCTTTCTCGACTTTCTTGGACCTACcccggaagacgacgaaccTTCGAGGATTCTCCCTCTGTACATCTACGCATAGCGTCGAGGGGGTGGTGGACTGCGTGCGCCAATAGGCTGCACACCGTGCCTATGCATTTGTATGCCTACACACTGCATCCCAAAATCCGTCTTTTTGTGTGCTCCTGTCTGCGGGACATGATTTTCACGCTGCCTGACTCGGTTTCCGCGTGGTGTTCCCTGGGGCTTTGCTGGTCGTGAACGCCCTCCCCTAAGCTGCAGTCTTGCGCAGGGGTCTTAAGTGACCAGTGGAGAACTGGCGTGCGCTTGATTTTTCCAACGGGCTGTTTCGGCGGAGTCAGACGACCCGCGCGAGGCTCTCTTGCGGCGTACGGAAACGTTCTGGGCTCCCATACTCGCGTGTGATCTCGAAAGATGGCGTACGTCTTGTGACTCCCGCGTTTCGCAGCGATTCCTGCGTGCGTCTTCGTGGTCAGATGACTTGCCCgccctcgttttttcccgaGACAGAtggctcttcccttcccggTCCTCGTGGCGGGAGGCCTGGACTCGTGCCTCTTTGTTTGGAACGCAGtgtcgtctgcatgcattgcGACGTTGAAGCTTCCAGATGAGCAGGTCAACAGTTTGGCAACTTCTCAgctgccttcctcctcaCCCTCGGCCCGCAAACGCTCAAGTCGATCCGATGGCCTGTTGGAGGCCGGTCCTGGAGATTACGCTTCTCCCAACCGCCAGGCAAATCTGCAGGCGCCCTGGGCCGGAGGCGAAACTGCGCGCTGGGCCTCGCAGAACCACGCCGTCCTTGTTGCGGCGGCCGGGAATCCTTCCATTACGGTGTTTGACGTAGGCGCGCTGGCGGAACGCTCGGACGATGTCCTCCCCATTGCGACGTTACAAGGTATGCCACGGTCTCGGCTAGCAGCGATCTCCGGAAAGCTGTCCACGGTTCAGGGTCCGGCTCTCTGGAGAGGCCACGGGGCCCCTCAAGCAGCGCACTCTACCTACGTaactacacacacacacgctggGGCTCGGGGCAGCAAAGCAGAAACAGATGCTTATTCGCCGtgtttcgccttttcgtttGGCTGCGCACACGCACGCGCTTTTTTTGCCGATGCTCTGACTCACCCGAGGTAACCGCGTGGTCGCCGGAAAACGCTCACCCCAGCAGTGCACGAACagtcccttttcctctggaTGTATTCGATTATCTGGATGCACGTCAAGACACCCGGCAGCTCCACATAGAATCGGGTTACACGTGCTGCGAGTTTTCGAGATCCGTTGTGCGCAGGACACTTCCAGATCTGGTGCATAAAAGGCGATTTGCCCTCCGGAGGGGATGCAGGGGAGATCCGCGTCACCCCATCACGCGAGGGCTCCCCCAGGTTCACCAGCAGGGGTTTGCGCCCAGCAGGAGTTTGCAGCAGGACGGCTTTTCTGCCTGGAAAATGGAGGTTTCTAGCGTCCGTGTTTTTGTTTTGCAGGCCACGAGGGCAACGTCCGGAGCCTCGCATTTGTTCCCGATCCCTCCAGGCGCACGGCGCTCCAGGTGGGTGTACTCAAGGATTTTTAAGGTGGATTGTCTTTACAGACGCGAAGCCTCGGTCGGCGAAAAAAGACCTGCGGCACCGTGATGGTGCGCAAGGACGGTGTGCGCACGGTGGTTTGGAGAATACCGGTAGGAAGATCGTTCCGCACCTTTCAGAGCGTCTTTGCATCTTTGGCGTCGAGCGGCGCCTCAGTCCATGCAGAATCCGGGAGATCAAACAAGCGTACGgcctgccttctccgtgCCCCAGCGTCATCGCCGTTTAAAACGGCGTGGGCTGGAGCGGAAGTGCTAGGAACCTACCAAGTTATCTTAACTGGCTCGGGGAGTCAACTGTGCCCGTTTGGTGCAGACTTGGCTTTCGTGGGTGACGCAGGGCCATTGAGAAAGATTCAGGTGTGCAGAAGAGTCGTACACGCTGTGGAACCTGCAGCACCACGTGGTGTATGTCCAGTGCGCGTTCGGTCGTTCTGTCCCTTCCCTGTTGACCGTAGACTCGTGGCGACAAGACCACTGCGGCATCTCCCGGCAGCGAGAGCGGCGCTGGTGccagcggcggcgcctccctcATCTGTTCCTCCGGCGACGATGCCACGTGCCGGATCTGGGATCTTCGAGCGCCCCGGCATCAAATGCTGTTGCAGAACGAGCCGGGTGTCTCCATCAACTCTGTCTGTAGCGTGTCGCGACCGGACCTCCCATTCCACGTCATCATCGCAGATGCGAACGGGAGTTTGAAGGCCTGGGACCTGAGAAGTAACGCAACGTGGTGAGTTGGGTAGCCTGACGGACCAAGGAGCTGCTGCGGCCGCGGTGCGCCAGCGGAATGCCGGACGGGCGTTTCGGTGGGAGGGAAAAACTATATCTTACACTTGATATATCATCTTTCCTGCTCATATGTCAGTCTTCTACCTATGCCTACTGGTGGAATGGTTGTGCTCCCCCTAGATTTACATGTAAATACAGAATTCTGTGATTCGGCGCACACCATCGGTCATTTCGATGGTGCGAGATGCAGCGCTGGATCGgagacatgcagagaggGCCGTGCCTGAGAGCAGGCAGTGTCTGTCCCAAAATGTAGAACGCGGATTTTAGCTTGCTGCTTCGCGATGAAGTCGCATCCCTGGTACTCAGAGGGGACCCAGGTAGGCCGACGAAACGCTCACATTGTCCGACTGGAGCGCCTTGTTCGAAGACAGTGGCGAGAGTGGACGACACAGTGATCCTGTGCTGCGTGATCGTTTCCGTTCTACAGGGAGTTGGCAAGGCCTGTACGGCCGCAAGGGTTGAACATTGTTACAGGGAGTGGTCTGGGCTCTGAGATCGCTGCAGTCACCAAGTGCGGTTCGTTAAGCACCTTTTCTTTGGCGCCTTGCCCGTCGGGAACAGCGACTCTGGCTTTTGAGTCCTATTTTTTCCCTCATGGCCCAAACTACGGTGAGCGGATCGTTTGTCCCTCCACAAGCGCGGAAGTGTGGGAAGACATTTAGACCGGTGAAACGACTCTCGTGCGTgccttcggcgccttctgcgtgCCTAGCTCGCTCGGCTAGCGACGGCTGGGTAGGACGGCCGTCATGATAGGGTGTGCCGTGGAGCGTAGGTTGGCCATGCGTTCGGCGCCAGATTTCACATTTCGGACTGCCATGTGGGTTGTTTGTAGGCCCACGATTTTTGTGTCCATGTCGCCTTTGTGTGTCTATGCAGTTTTGAGCTGTCGATACAGCCCAGTCCGCCACGCCGTGAAGCCGTCTCTGGAATCTCCGCCGTTGGGTGAATCCCCGCCACTGGAATGGCTAGCTCgccggaggcgcgaggcccAGGAGGAACTCGgcgcgaagcggaagcaAAGACAGTATGCGCATGCTTGGTGGCAGCAGCAAAAGTTCGCGCATGACTGGTGGCGGAAGCGTGGAGGAGGCGTGTGGTGGCAGCACCTGGTGGATGAACAGGACGGGGCTGTgtggggcgagaaggacCGCGCGGCAGCCTGGGCCGATCAGGTCCGGTGGGGCGGGCAGTGGTGGGAAGAGTTcagaggcgcgaagccgTGGTGGCAGCAAGAGGCTGGAGGGCGCGCGTGGTGGCAACAGCAAGGCCGGAAGGCCTGGTGGCAGCGGCCGCACCTCGAGCACGCAGGAGACTGGCGGAAACAGGTGCTTCAAATTGGCGGTTGGTACGTCTGGGGGCCCGGCAGAGACGGGAGCGGGAGGGCCGAGACGCTGGTCCGAGTCGACGACGGCGGATCGGGGCAGATGGCGAGGACGTGTGCGGAAGGCCAAAGGAGTGAAGCGTCCGAGGTGACCCGCGAGTGTGAAGAGCAGGGGAGACCAACGGAGATAGCCGGTAaaagggagcgagacagTCCGGCGCCCAGCCCGTCGCTGAGCCGCGACGATGGTACAGATGAGGGGACACGGACAGCCGGAGAAGGCCAAGGTCAGCGAAGAAAAGTAACTTGGAACGGATCAGATGATGGAAACGAGACTTGTTGGGTGCAGCGCATGGCAACGACTGGAGCCGACGGCGTCTGCGTGCTttggaaacgcgagggaaatGGCGAGTGGACGAGCGAAAGGGAGCTTATTGGACATGATCGGTAAGCGCTCgcggagggaaaggagacaaaggagtTACTTCACTGtgctctcctctgtt
This sequence is a window from Neospora caninum Liverpool complete genome, chromosome V. Protein-coding genes within it:
- a CDS encoding putative WD repeat-containing protein yields the protein MALPFPVLVAGGLDSCLFVWNAVSSACIATLKLPDEQVNSLATSQLPSSSPSARKRSSRSDGLLEAGPGDYASPNRQANLQAPWAGGETARWASQNHAVLVAAAGNPSITVFDVGALAERSDDVLPIATLQGHEGNVRSLAFVPDPSRRTALQTRGDKTTAASPGSESGAGASGGASLICSSGDDATCRIWDLRAPRHQMLLQNEPGVSINSVCSVSRPDLPFHVIIADANGSLKAWDLRSNATWELARPVRPQGLNIVTGSGLGSEIAAVTKCGSLSTFSLAPCPSGTATLAFESYFFPHGPNYVLSCRYSPVRHAVKPSLESPPLGESPPLEWLARRRREAQEELGAKRKQRQYAHAWWQQQKFAHDWWRKRGGGVWWQHLVDEQDGAVWGEKDRAAAWADQVRWGGQWWEEFRGAKPWWQQEAGGRAWWQQQGRKAWWQRPHLEHAGDWRKQVLQIGGWYVWGPGRDGSGRAETLVRVDDGGSGQMARTCAEGQRSEASEVTRECEEQGRPTEIAGKRERDSPAPSPSLSRDDGTDEGTRTAGEGQGQRRKVTWNGSDDGNETCWVQRMATTGADGVCVLWKREGNGEWTSERELIGHDRWVWDCTFSRDGKMLVTGGSDACCKLWSVETGKQFLEYFPEKSIGPTGERVRSTKAILAISLLDAPVDKNK
- a CDS encoding Anaphase-promoting complex subunit 11, related, giving the protein MSGAEDPTSPMDVGASAPPASSSGAAEDETSSEVPVRRFEVKKWSAVALWSWDIVVDNCAICRNHIMDLCIECQASQGGSSSEECTVAWGVCNHAFHFHCISRWLKTRQVCPLDNADWEFQKYGR